The nucleotide sequence TGCGGTAGCCGTCCAACCACGCAGCGCCTCGTCATAGGCCGTGCCGAGCGCGACGATGTCGGCCTCGGCACCGTCGAGCGACGCCAGGCACTCGGCCACCCACGCCCGCTCCGCGTCGCGCAGGTCGGTGATCACCGGCCCGGTCGGCGCCGCCTGTGGTGCGGACCTCTTGAACCAGCCCATCGCCGCAGCCTAGCCCCTGCGGCGGCCGCGAAGCCGGTCCGCCGACGCCGCCACGCGATCTTCAAGGGGCTGCGGCTGGATCACCTCGTAGAGGCGAAGCGGAGGCTCGTCTCCGGCCGTTCACATCCTTGATCTAACGTGTGAGGTATGACCACTTCCCCCATGAAGTTCGGACTCTTCGTCCCGCAGGGCTGGCGGCTGGACCTCGTCGACATCAAGGCGGCCGACCAGTGGCCGGCCATGCTGAAGGTCGCCCAGCACGCCGATGCGGGCCCCTGGGAGTCGATCTGGGTCTACGACCACTTCCACACAGTTCCCGTTCCCACCGAGGAGGCCACTCACGAGGCGTGGACGCTGATGGCGGCGTTCGGCGCCGCGACGCAGCGGGTGCGGCTCGGCCAGATGTGCACGTGCATGGCCTACCGCAACCCGGCCTACCTGGCGAAGGTCGCCGCCACGGCGGACGTCGTCTCGGGCGGGCGGGTCGAGATGGGCATCGGCGCGGGCTGGTACGAGCACGAGTGGCGCGCCTACGGCTTCGGCTTCCCGCGCGCGGGCATCCGGCTGGCGATGCTCGACGAGGGCGTCGACATCATGCGGCAGGCGTGGACGAACGGGGTCGCGACCCTGGCCGGCGAGCACTACCAGGTCGACGGCGCCATCTGCCGGCCGCTGCCGCTGCAGGAGGACGGCATCCCGCTGTGGATCGCCGGCGGCGGCGAGAAGGTGACGCTGCGCATCGCGGCCAAGCACGCCCGCGGCCCGGAGTACACCGGCTCGCGCAGCTACACGGCGTACACCAACTTCAGCGGCACGCCGGAGGTCTTCGCGCACAAGTCCGAGGTGCTGGCGGGTCACTGCCGCGACCTCGGCACCGACTACGACTCCATCACGCGGACGATGAACTTCAACGTCGTCATCGGCAGTGACCAGGCCGAGGTCGACTCCAAGCTGGCCCGCATCGAGGAGATCTACGGCCGGTTCATGACGCCCGACGTCGTGGCCGAGAAGATGCAGCCGTTCCGCGAGAGCCCGACGGTCGGCACGCCTGAGCAGGTCGCCGAGGCGATCCAGCGGTTCAAGGACGTCGGCATGAGCTACGCCATCGGCTACTTCCCGGAGGCCGCCTACGACCTCAGCGGCGTCGAGCTGTTCGAGCGCGAGGTCGTCCCGGCGCTCACCTGATCGACGACGCTCAGTCCCCGCCACCGCCGTCGCCGCCTCCGTCACCGTCGCCACCGTCGCCGCTGGTCATGCCGGAGTCGGCGGCGAGCGCGGCGTTGACGCCGTAGTGGCCGGCGCGGCCGCGGCGCATGATGCTCCACCGTGACTCATCGGCCCGGCCCTGGACCTGGCGGCGCAGCGCGTCGTCCGTCATGGCGGCGAACCCGCCGACGGCGACCCGCTGCGCCTGCGGGGCGTCGTCGGGCAGCTCGGCCCGCAGCAGGTCGACGATGTCGCGGCCGCGCGCGGTCCGCGGGTCGGGGCCGTGGTAGCCGGGGCGACGGCTCCAGATGAACGCCGTCAGCAGCGTCACCGGGAACCATGCGAAGATCGTGATCGCGGCCGGCGCATCGCTGTCCTCGAGCGGGTTGTACGACGTGATCAGCCCCATCGAGCAGAAGAACATGCCGGCCAGCGTCGGCGCCCACACGACAGCCGGGCCCCACTGGCGGCGCAGCGGCGTCACCAGGAAGCCGCGGTCGGCCAGCGTGCGCAACCGAGTCCGCAGCCGCATCTTCAGCACGTCACGGCGGACGGCGTCCAGCCCCTGGCGGCCCTTGGCCCGCACCGAGACCAGGATCCAGCCCTCGTCGGTGGCGTAGGGCGGCTTGTACTCAGGGCTGTCCATCGGGGTGTCGAGCAGCCGGTCGACCTCGTCGCTGACGGTGAGCTTCCCGTCCTCGGCGAGTACCAGCCCGCGGTCGACGAGCTCGAGGACGGTGACGTCGATGGCGCGGGCGACGCCGCCACTGACCAACGCGGTGTCGGTGCGGTCGAAGCTGCGGCCGATCTCGTAGCGGGCCTCATCGGGGCGGGGACGGCGGTCGACGACGTTCACCGCGATCGCCGAGCCGATGCCGCCGACGACCACCAGGACGAAGAGCACCAGCAGTGCCGTCACCGTTCGACGCTGACACGTCAGGGTTGCGGTTGCGTGATCACCCGCGAAACCAGCGGCGACGAGTACACGACGGAGGTCGTGACGCTACCGAGCGTGGCCAGCCGGCCGGCCAGCTCCTCCAGGTGCCGCATGGACCGTGCGGCGACCTTGATCACGAAGCAGTCGTCGCCGGTGACGTGGTGGCACTCCAGCAGCTCCTGGGTGCGGTCCAGCTCGGCGTGCAGCGCGCGGTAGTTGCCGGACGGGTAGCGCAGCCGGACGTAGGCGATGACGGTGTAGCCGACGCGCTCGAGGTCCAGCTCCGCCCGGAAGCCGGCGATGACGCCGAGGTCGGTGAGCCGGCGGATACGGTCGGCGGTCGCGGTGGGCCCGAGATTGACGCGGCGGGCCAGCTCGGCGACGGCGACGCGGCCGTCGCGCTGGAGGTGCTCGAGCAGCTGCCAGTCGACGCGGTCGAGGGTCGAGGCGGAATCGTCGGCCATGGCGCGACGATACCGGGGTTTCCCCGCCGCACGGCCGCCCAAGACCCCCGATCGGCCCTGCCAGCAGCGCAGGCCGCCGATCTACCGTCGACCCATGACGATGACGAACTCGATCGCGCCGCCGGACGAGGCCGCCGCGCACTTCGCGTCCCTGCTGGCGTTCGAGACCGACTGCTGGGACGTCCACCACGCGCTGACCACCGGGACCGCCGACTTCGTGCTGCTCGACGTCCGCAGCCCGGAGCTGTACGCCGCCGGGCACGTGCCGGGCGCCGTCAGCCTGCCGCACGGACGCATCGTCGAGCGCAATCTCGCCCGGTGGCCGGCCGGCACGGCCTTCGTGGTCTACTGCGCCGGGCCGCACTGCAACGGCGCCGACAAGGCCGCACTGCGGCTGGCCCGGCTGGGCCGTCCGGTCAAGAAGATGATCGGCGGCGTCACCGGCTGGCTCGACGAGGGCTTCACACTCCGGACGACGTGAGCACGCGGGCCAGCAGCGCCGGGTCGGCGTTGCCGCCCGACACGACGGCCACCGCCCGGCCGAACCGCTCCGGCTCGGCCAGGAATGCGGCCGTCGTCAGCGCGCCCGTCGGCTCGGACACGATCCGCCCGCGCACCGCCAGCAGCCGCATCGCGGCCAGGATCGCGTCCTCCGGCACGGTGACGATCTCGTCGACGTAGCGGCGGATGTGCTCCCAGGTCAGCTCGCCGATCACCGGGAGCCGGACGCCGTCGGCGATGGTGCGGTAGGTGTCGGCGGGGTCCCAGGCGACCCGCTCGCCGCGGGCCAGGCTGTCGCGGGCGTCGGCGGCCAGCTCGGGTTCGACGCCGACGACGCGCGTCCCGGGCGCCAGCGCCTTGACGGCGACGCCGATGCCGGAGATCAGCCCGCCGCCGCCCACGGGGACGAGGACGGTGCCGGCGTCGGGCCGGTCGGCGGCGATCTCGAGGCCGACGGTACCCGCGCCGGCGATGACCCGGGCGTCGTCGAACGGCGAGACGAACGTCAGCCCGCGCTCGGTGACCAGCTCGCGGACCCGGCTGTCGCGCTCGGCCGGCCGCACCATGAGCACCTCGGCGCCGAGCGCCCGCGTCGCCTCGACCTTCACCGGCGTTGCGGCGTCGGGCATGACGACGGTGGCCGCGATGCCCTGCTCGCGGGCGGCCCAGGCCAGCGCCTGTGCATGGTTGCCGCTGGAGTGCGTGACGACGCCGCGCGCCCGGGCGTCGTCGTCGAGCAGGGCGACGGCGTTGAACGCGCCGCGCAGCTTGAACGCGCCGGTCGCCTGCAGCCCCTCCGGCTTCAGCCACAGCTCGCCGCCGGCCCACGCGGCCGGGATCAGGGGGGTGCGGACGGCGACGCCGTCGAGGCGCGCCGCCGCCGCGCGAACGTCGTCGAGGGTCACCAGGCCGTTCGCCGCCATCAGCTGCCGACCAGTTCGGCCGCGGCCGGCTCGACCTGGCGGTCCTCGAACCGCGTCGAGATGACCAGCGTGGTGCGGGTGCGCGCGACCCCCTCGATGCGGACGAGGCGGCCGAGCAGCCGCTCCAGCCCTTCGACGTCGGCGACGCGGACCTTCAGCATGTACGCCTCGTCGCCGGCGATGAACCAGCAGTCCTCGACCTCCGCGACGCCCTCGAGCCGGGCGCCGACCTCCTCGTGGCCGGCCGAGTCGGACAGCACCAGCCCGATCAGCGCCGTCAGCCCCAGACCCACGGCCGCTTGGTTGACGGTGGCGCGGTAGCCGGTGATGACCCCGCGCTCCTCGAGCCGGCGCACCCGCTCTTGGATGCTCGGTCCGGACAGGCCCACCAGCCTCCCCAGTTCCGCGTACGACGCCCGGCCGTTGGCCCGCAACGCCGCGACAAGACTCGCATCGACGGTGTCCATGGCGCTCCATCCTCGCAGCGCCCCGCGGGACGCCGGCAACGTGGTGGGGATCACCCGGTTCGAGATTGTTCCGTGACCTTCCCGTAACTTAGAATCATAGGTACAGAGGCGCTCTTGACCTTTGATTTGATTGAAGTTCGCTACAGGGAGTGACGTTGTACAGCTTGGAGTACGCCCAGACTCGCATCGACGACCTGCGTCGGGAGGCCGAGAGGGCGCGCCAGGCTGCCGTCCTTCGCGCCGGTCACCGCCCGCGCCGTCGCCTCTTCTCCTGACCGACGACCACGCGTCCGGCCCCGCCCGGCCGGACGCCTTCGAGGGCCCGCCCCCGGCCCCTGGTCGTGGCGCCCTCGGATCGGCCTGACGCTTGCTCTGACAAGCGGATTCCGGTCCGAGGTGCGTCACGCCCGGCGCAGCGCCTAGGCTGGAGGGAAGAGCACAGCTCGACCAGGGAGGTCACACGGTGGGTCGGGTACTACCAATCGTGGTCGCCATAGCGCTGCTCGTCTATGCGCTGATCGACTGCCTGCAGACCGACTCCGCCCGGTTCCGGTCGCTCAACCGCGTCGCCTGGGTGGCGATCATCGTGCTCGTCCCGATCATCGGGCCGGTCCTCTGGCTGGTCCTGGGCAAGCTGCGGACGCGTCCGCAGCGGCCCGCCGGCCCGCCCCCACGGCCGGTCGCGCCTGACGACGACCCCGAGTTCCTGCGGCACCTGCGCGACATCGACACCAAGCACGAGCAGATGCTCAACCAGTGGGAGGCCGACCTCCGTAAGCGCGAGGCCGAGGCCAAGGCCGCGAAGGACGCCGAAGAGCGTGCCGCTGCCGAGGAGGTCGAGCGGCGCAAGCAGGCCGAGGCCCGCAAGCGCGAGGACGAGGCCCGCCAGCGCACCGACGACGAGGACGACTCCCGCTAAGCCCCTCGGTTCGCCGGGGGTTGCCGAGTTGGGCGTCCCCCTGCTGCCTATTCTCTTAGCCGCGCACCCGCGCCTCAAGCGGACTGATGGGCGCTTCGCGCCGACGAGACCGCTTGACCCGCGCGCACGCGGCCAAGAACTGGCAGCTACCAGGGGGACGGGGAAGAACCGGGCACAGCCCGTCGGATTCGTGCAGTTCGCCCGACATTGCGCGTTTGGCTTCCTGGGTGTGAGGCGCGTCCTGGGTCTCACGCGCGCCGATCGGCCGTTTCAGGCCCGTGAACGCGCCTCACACCCAGGACGCGCCTCACACCCAGGTTGGTGAGCGCCGGGGTCCTGGTCTCCCGTCACGTCCTGGTCCCCAGTCACGCCACCAGCCCCGAATCCGCCGTTTCGCGTAACGGCAGACCACGACGTAACGCCAGACCAGGACCCGCCCCGTCGTCCTCAATGGCCAGGACCGGCATCGACGACCCAGCCGTCGCCACACTCCCCCCGTCCCCCTGATAGCTGCCCGTTCTTGGCCGCGAGGGTGCGGGTCAAGTCCAAGCCCCCACCACAGCCAACAATCACCACAGAGGCGCGGACTTGAGGCGCGCCCTCGCGGCCAAGACCATGGCCAGCAGGGGGACGGCCAACTCGGCAACCCCCGGCGGGACTATCAGAGGCCGCCGTAGGAATGCAGGCCGTTGAAGAGGATGTTCACGCCGAAGTAGCTGAACAGCACCGTCGCGTACCCGATGAGCGCGACCACGGAGGCCTTCGAGCCCTTCCAGCCGGCCGTGGCGCGAGCGTGCAGGTAGGCGGCGTAGGCCAGCCAGGTGATGAGCGCCCAGACCTCCTTGGGGTCCCAGCCCCAGTACCGGCCCCACGACACCTCGGCCCAGATGGCGCCGAGGATGAGCGGGCCGAAGGTCCAGATCGGGAACGCGATGGCGATGAGCCGGTAGGCGAGCCGGTCCAGCGAGACGGAGTCGGGCAGCGAGGCGCCGAAGCCGCTCGTGCGGCCGCGGTCGGCGGCCCGCTCGGAGGCGATCTGCAAGGCGCTGACCACGGCGCCGACGGTGAACAGGCCGAATGCGAGCACGGCGCACCCGACGTGGACGACCAGCCAGTAGGACTGCAGCGCCGGCTGCAGCGGGCCGGGCGACACGTAGAGGACCGTCGAGGCGAGGCCGACGGTGACGAAGATCAGCAGCACGGCCCAGACGGCGACGACGCGGCCGACCACGGTGCGGGCGAGGACGAGGAAGACGATCGAGGCGACGAGGGCGCCGGTGATGGAGAACTCGTACATGTTCGCCCACGGCGCCCGCTCGGTGCCGAGACCGCGCATGACGACGCCGACGGCGAGCGCCAGCGTGGCCAGGGCGAACAGCCCGCGGCCGATGCCGCCCATGCGGTCGGCGCGCTGCTGGAGCTCGGCGTCCTCCGGACCGGCCGGCCCCACGGGCGCATCGACGGACGACGACGCCGTGGACGCGCCGACCAGCTCGCGCTCAGGCGCGGCGGCCGTCAGGGCCCGGCGACGGCGGCTGTGGATGCCGGCCTCGGCGCAGAACGCCAGCCAGGCCGCCAGGTAGCCGAGGACGGCCACGACGACGACGTAGCGACTCCACTCGGCGACGGCGTCGAGGTCCATCAGTCCTCCTTCTTCTCATCCGCGCCGCCCAGGCGCAGCAATAGCCCGTCAGTGATGGCGCCGATCTCGTCGACGAGGCGGTCGGCTGCCGAGCCCTCAGCCCGGTGCAGCCCCGCGACCTCGACCACGGTACGCCCCTCGGGTCCGACGCTCGCACGCACCCAGGCGCGCCGCCGCCGCACGTACAGCGACCCCATCAGCCCGACCACCGCGAGCACCCCGCCGACGAGCGCCAGCTCGCGCCCGGAGTTGCGGCCGATCTGCAGGTTCACCCAGGTCACGTAGCCGTCGAAGGTGATGAAGCGGCCGTCGGGCAGCTCGACGGTGTCGCCGACGACGAGCTGCTGGCGGTACGGCTCGCCGTTCTCCTCGTACTGCTCCATGTCGGTGGTGTCGAGCCGGTACACCGACTGCGCCTGGCCGTCGTCGAGGCCGAGGTCACCGTGCCAGGCGGTCAGGAACACCGCCGGGTTGCGGGCGCCCGGGAAGATCGACCGCGGCCCGTTCTGGTCCAGCACGGCGGTCGGCAGGAAGCTGGCCTGGATGCCGATGTCGTCGCCGAACTCCGGCGGCACCTCGACCTTGACCACGCCGGTGGACGTGAAGCTGGTGTCCTCGGGCAGGAACGGCACCGGCCCCTCGGCGAGGATCGTCTCGCCGTCGGCCGCCCGGACGGTGAACGCGGGCGCGTAGCCGGGGTTGATGATGTGCACCGAGGTACCGTCGATGCTCAGCGGCTCGTTGACCCTGATCGTGTGCGTCTCGGGCGCGGCACCCGGCTCGCGCACCAGCGTCACCGTCGCCTCGTACTCGGACGGCTGGCCGATCTGGTTGCCGGCCTCGACGAACTCCATGCGGAACTCGTCGATGTCCATCGAGAACGGCGGCAGGTCGGCGGTGTCGAACAGCGCGCCGGCGGAGAGACTGTCGAACTGGATCACCTGGTTGGAGAAGCCCGCGCCCTCGGGCACCAGCACCGTCGCCCGGTAGCTGAACAGCCCGCCCAGCGCCACGGCCAGCAGCACCACCACGACGGACAGGTGGAACACCAGGTTGCCGGTCTCGCGCAGGTGCCCGGCCTCGGCGGCGACGGCGTCCTCTTCGCCTTCGGCGGGACGACGAAGGCGGAAGCGCCGCGACCGCAGCTCGGCCCGGGCCACCGCGAGCACCTCGCCGGGCGCGGCGTCGACCTCGACCTTCCGGTACGCCGGCATCCGCGTCAGCCGTCGCGGGGCCTTCGGCGGCTGCGCCCGGATCGCCTTCCAGTGCTGCCAGGTGCGCGGCAGGATGCAGCCGACCAGCGACACCAGCAGCGCGAGGTAGATGGCGGCGAACCAAGGCGCGGAGAAGACGTCGAACAGGCCGAGGCGGTCGTACCACTCCGACAGCGTGGGGTTGCGGGCGCGGAAGTCGCGGACGTTGAGCGGGTTGACGTCGCTCTGCGGAATGATCGAGCCCGGAATGGCGGCGACGGCGAGCAGGAACAGCAGGATCAGCGCCACCCGCATCGAGGTGAGCTGCCGCCAGGCCCACCGGGCCAGCTCCAGGCCGCCCAGCGGGGGTGGCCGGTTGTCCACCGGCGGGCGGGTGTCCATGCCCGTCGTCATCGTGTGTCCACCACTACACCGCCACCTCGAAGCCGCCGATCCAGCCCTGCATCGACACCATCAGCTCGTTCCACAACCCCGTGACCAGCAGGACGCCGAGCACGATCAGCATGACGCCGCCGGCGCGCATGACCGCCTGCTGGTGCTGACGCACCCACTGGAACCACCGGCTGGCCCGCTGGTAGGCCAGCGCCGCCAGCAGGAAGGGGATGCCCAGCCCCAGGCAGTACGCGAACGACAGCAGCGCGCCGCGCGCGGCGCTGGCCTCGGTGAACGCCAGCGCCTGCACGGCCGCCAGCGTCGGGCCCATGCACGGCGTCCAGCCGATGCCGAACACCGCGCCCAGCAGCGGCGCCCCGGCCAGCCCGACCGCCGGCCGCGCCTCCGTGCGCCAGTCGCGCGACAGCCCCGGCAGCCAGCCGGCGAACAGCAGGCCGAGCCCGATCGTCACGACGCCCAGCACCCGCATGATCGTCTCGCTGTGCTCCAGCAGCAGCGTCCCCAGCCCGCCGAAGAGCAGCCCGTACGAGACGAACACCACACTGAACCCGAGCACGAACAGCAGCACGCCCAGCACCAGCCGGCCGCGCCGCCCGGACGCCAGCTCCGCGCCGGACAGCCCGGTGACGTAGCCCAGGTAGCCCGGGACCAGCGGCAGCACACACGGCGACAGGAACGAGACGAGCCCGGCCAGCGCCGCCACCGGCACGGCCAGCGCCAGCGAACCGGTCAGGACGGTCTCGCCGAAGGAACTCACGATGTCTCAGCGGTGCCCTCCGGCGGGGGTGCCTCGGTTGCGACCTCGCGGACGAGGTCGGTCAGCGTCGTCTCGCCGAGCGGCCCGAGGACCCGGGCGGCGATGCGGCCCTCGCGGTCGATGACCAGCGTGCTCGGGATGGCCGCGGGCGGGATGGTGTCGCGGAACGCGAGCAACGCGTCGGCCTTGGGGTCGTAGATGCTCGGGTAGGTGATGCCGAACTCGTCCTCGAACTGCTGCGCCGGCCGCGTGCCGTTGGGCTCGCGCACGTTGACGCCGATGAATTGCACGCCCTCGGGTTCGAGGGTCTCGAAGGCGGCCTGCAGGTCCGGCGCCTCCTTGCGGCAGGGCGGGCACCACGAGCCCCAGATGTTCAGCACCACGACGTCGCCGAGCTGGTCGGCCAGCTGGAAGTCGCCGCCGTCGAGCAGCTCGCCGCCGAACTCCGGTGCGGTCTCGCGCTCGGCCGCCTCGTAGATGCTGATGGTGCCGTCGCCGGCGACGTAGCCGGCCTGGTTCGCGTTGTCGCTGCGCTCGACCTGGCCGTCGGAGCAGCCCGCGAGCAGCAGTGCCGCCGCGGCCGCCAGTAAGACCGTCCGGCGCATCACGCACCTGCCGAGAACGGCTTGCCGGACTGCGGCAGCAGGTCGCCGGCCGGCTCGCTGTAGGCGACCGAGACGATGGTGTCGTCCTCGTACGTGACGGTGGTGAGGCTGGCCAGCGCGCACTCGCGCCGCCGCGGGTCGTGCCAGAGCCGGCGGCCCTCGATGAAGCTGCGCACGGTCCAGATCGGCAGCTGGTGCGAGACCAGCACGGCCTCGTGGCCGGCGGCGTCGCGGCGGGCGTCGCTCATGGCGGCCAGCATGCGGTCGGCGATCTCGCGGTACGGCTCGCCCCACGACGGCTTGAACGGGTTACGCAGGCTGCGCCAGTGGCGGGGGTGGCGGATGGAACCGTCGCCGACGCCGAAGGTCAGGCCCTCGAAGACGTTGAGCGCCTCGAGCAGGCGGTCGTCGAGGCGGACCTCGAGGCCGAGCGCGTCGGCGAGCGGAGCGGCGGTCTCGCGGGCGCGGTCCAGCGGCGAGCTGACCAGCACCGCGACGTCGCGTTCGGCGACCGCGCCGGCGACCCGCTCGGCCATGGCCAGGCCGAGGTCGGACAGGTGGTAGCCGGGGAGCCGGCCGTAGAGCACCTTCGTCGGGTTGTGCACCTCGCCGTGGCGCAGCAGGTGCACTCGGGTCAGCTCGCTCATGCCGCCTCCGTCCCGGCCGCGGCAGCCGCGGCAGCCGCCGCGGGCAGCGCCTGCGCGATGCGGTCGACCGCGCGGCCGTCGTGGGCGGCGCTGACGAACCATGCTTCGAAGGCCGACGGCGGCAGGTACACGCCCGATTCCAGCAGTGAGTGGAAGAACGCGCCGAACCGCTTCGTGCTGGTGCGCTTGGCGGCGGCGAAGTCGGTGACCGGCGCGCCGTCGGGGGTGAAGAACACACTGAACAGGTTGCCGGCGTACTGGACGCGATGCGGCACGCCCGCGGCCGTCAGCGCCGCGCCGACGAGCCCGCCGACGCGCTGTGCCGTGGCGTCGAGATGCGCGTACACCTGGGCGTCGGCCAGCCGCAGCGTGACGAGGCCGGCCGTCGTCGCGACCGGGTTCCCCGACAGCGTGCCGGCCTGGTAGACCGGCCCGGCCGGCGCCAGCAGGCCCATGACCTCGGCCGACCCGCCGAACGCCGCGGCCGGGAAGCCGCCGCCCATGACCTTGCCGAACGTCGTGAGGTCGGCCGTGACGCCGTCGAGGCCGTGCCAGCCGGAGCGGGACACCCGGAAGCCGGTCATCACCTCGTCGAGGACGAGCAACGCGCCGTGCTCGTGGGCGGTGTCGCGGAGGAACGCGTTGAAGCCGTCGGCCGGTGCGACGGCGCCCATGTTGCCGGCGGCGGCCTCGGCGATGACGCAGGCGATCTGCTCGCCGTGCTCGGCGAACGCCGCCTTCACCGCGCCGGTGTCGTTGTACGGCACGACGATGGTGTCGCCCGCGCTGGCGCCCGTGACGCCGGGGGTGTCGGGCAGCGCGAACGTCGCCACGCCGCTGCCGGCCTGCGCCAGCAGGGCGTCGACGTGCCCGTGGTAGTGGCCGGCGAACTTCACGACCTTGCTGCGCCCGGTGGCGCCGCGGGCCAGCCGGATGGCGCTCATGGTGGCCTCGGTGCCGCTGGAGACCAGCCGGACCTGCTCGACGCTGGTGCGGGCGACGATCTCTTCGGCCAGCTCGACCTCGGGCTGGGTGGGCGTGCCGTACGACGTGCCCAGCGCGACCTGTGCGCGGACCGCCTCGACGACCGCCGGGTGGGCGTGGCCGAGGATCATCGGCCCCCACGAGCCGACGAGGTCGACGTACTCGCGGCCGTCGACGTCGTACAGGTAGGGTCCGGTGGCGCGCTGGATGAACCTGGGCGTTCCGCCCACCGCGCGGAACGCCCGCACCGGCGAGTTCACCCCGCCGGGCGTGACGGCCCGCGCGCGGTCGAAGAGCTCCGCACTGCGCGGCACGTCGTCGTTGGTCACCGCGTCATTCTCGCAAGCTGCACGATCAGGCCGGACGCCGCCCCCGCCCCTGGTGCGCACGGGTGGGCGGGGACGGCGTCAGGCTCGCGTCGTCAGCGGCCGACGGCCTCTTCGACCCGCTTGCCGAGGGTCTCGTCGACGCTGCGCCAGTAGGCGAAGACGCGCTGGCGCAGCTCGTCGTTCTTCACCTGGCCGACGTGGCCGGCGATGTTGCCGACCAGCCGGTCGCGGGCGGCGTCGTCGAGGACCTCGCGGACCATCGTGCCGGCCTGGCCGAAGTCGTCGTCCTCGGCGTGCAGGGTGGCGGCGGCGCGCACCAGCTCGCCGTCGGACTCCCAGCCGGCGTCGCCGACCAGCGACGGCTCGGCCGCCGGGCCACCGTGGCTGTTGGGCGCGTAGACCGGCCGGTTCGCCGCGGCGAAGTCGAACCGCATGGCGCCGTCCTTGGAGTACGAGTGGACCTCGTTCTTCGGCGCGTTGACCGGCAGCTGGTTGTAGTTGGTGCCGATGCGGTACCGGTGCGCGTCGGCGTAGGAGAAGATGCGGCCGAGCAGCATCTTGTCCGGGCTGGCGGCGATGCCGGGCACGAAGTTGCTCGGCTCGAACGCGGCCTGCTCGATCTGCGCGAAGTAGTTCTCCGGGTTGCGGTCCAGCCGCAGCGTGCCGACCTTGATCAGCGGGAAGTCGCCCTTCGGCCACACCTTGGTGAGGTCGAACGGGTTGAACCGGTAGCTCGCGGCGTCGGCGTACGGCATGACCTGCACGTGCACCGTCCACGACGGCGCGTCGCCGCGGGCGATGGCGTCGTAGAGGTCGCGGATGTGGTGGTCGGCGTCCTCACCGGCGATGCGGTCGGCGTCGGCCTGCGTCAGGAACTCGTGGCCCTGGTCGGTGCGGAAGTGGTACTTCACCCAGAACCGCTCGCCGCCGGCGTTGATCCACTGGTACGTGTGCGAGCCGAAGCCGTCCATATTGCGCCAGGTGCGCGGCAGGCCGCGGTCGCCCATCAGCCAGGTCACCTGGTGCGCGCTCTCCGGCGACAGCGTCCAGAAATCCCACTGCATGTCGTGGTCGCGCAGGTGCGAGCCCGGCAGCCGCTTCTGCGAGCGGATGAAGTCGGGGAACTTGATGGTGTCGCGCAGGAAGAACACCGGGGTGTTGTTGCCGACGAGGTCGTAGTTGCCCTCGGGCGAGTAGAACTTCAGCGCGAAGCCGCGCGGGTCGCGCCAGGTGTCGGGGCTGCCCTGCTCGCCGGCGACGGACGAGAACCGCGCCAGCGCCTCGGTGCGGGCACCCGGCTGGAACAGCGCCGCCTTGGTGAACTGGCTGACGTCCTCGGTGACCTCGAGGACGCCGAACGCGCCGCCGCCCTTGGCGTGCACCACCCGCTCCGGCACGCGCTCGCGGTTGAACTGGGCCAGCTTTTCGACCAGGTAGTGGTCGTGCAGCACGATCGGCCCGTCCGGCCCGACCGTCTGCGAGTGGGCGTCGCTGGCGACCGGGGCGCCGGAGTTGGTGGTCGTGTGCGGCGTAGAGCTCATGTAATCT is from Jiangella alkaliphila and encodes:
- a CDS encoding catalase is translated as MSSTPHTTTNSGAPVASDAHSQTVGPDGPIVLHDHYLVEKLAQFNRERVPERVVHAKGGGAFGVLEVTEDVSQFTKAALFQPGARTEALARFSSVAGEQGSPDTWRDPRGFALKFYSPEGNYDLVGNNTPVFFLRDTIKFPDFIRSQKRLPGSHLRDHDMQWDFWTLSPESAHQVTWLMGDRGLPRTWRNMDGFGSHTYQWINAGGERFWVKYHFRTDQGHEFLTQADADRIAGEDADHHIRDLYDAIARGDAPSWTVHVQVMPYADAASYRFNPFDLTKVWPKGDFPLIKVGTLRLDRNPENYFAQIEQAAFEPSNFVPGIAASPDKMLLGRIFSYADAHRYRIGTNYNQLPVNAPKNEVHSYSKDGAMRFDFAAANRPVYAPNSHGGPAAEPSLVGDAGWESDGELVRAAATLHAEDDDFGQAGTMVREVLDDAARDRLVGNIAGHVGQVKNDELRQRVFAYWRSVDETLGKRVEEAVGR